One genomic segment of Erythrobacter sp. THAF29 includes these proteins:
- a CDS encoding O-acetylhomoserine aminocarboxypropyltransferase — translation MTDLPEGTRPETLSVHAGTQPDPATNARITPIYQTSSYVFDSPEHAANLFSLAEFGNIYSRIMNPTNDALEKKVAALEGGVGALGVASGHAAQLIAFHTLMEPGCNIVAAKKLYGGSLNQLGEAFRKFGWETRFVDTDEVENVRAAMDDKTRCVFIESLANPGGVVSDITAIADIAHAGGVPLIVDNTMASPALCRPFDFGADIVVHSTTKFLNGHGNSIGGVIVDSGKFDWKAQGDKFPSLTKPNGSYHGAVLVDALEPVGPIAFIIGCRVLGLRDLGPAMAPMNAFLALTGMETLQLRMERHCANAQALAEWLREQEEVAWVSYAGLPDDPYNPLARKYLGGRGGAVFTFGLKGGYEAGVKLVSNVKLFSHLANIGDTRSLIIHPASTTHSQLSEDELLAAGAGPDVVRVSVGIEHIEDIKADLEQALATIG, via the coding sequence CTTTCTGTCCACGCCGGCACTCAGCCGGACCCGGCCACCAATGCGCGGATCACGCCGATCTACCAGACGTCGTCCTATGTTTTCGACAGTCCAGAGCATGCAGCGAACCTGTTCTCGCTCGCCGAATTCGGGAACATCTATTCGCGCATTATGAACCCCACCAACGATGCGCTTGAAAAGAAGGTCGCAGCGCTTGAGGGTGGCGTGGGCGCACTGGGCGTCGCCTCGGGCCATGCCGCTCAGTTGATCGCGTTTCACACGCTGATGGAGCCGGGCTGCAACATAGTTGCCGCGAAAAAACTCTATGGCGGTTCGCTCAACCAGCTCGGTGAGGCGTTCAGGAAGTTCGGCTGGGAAACCCGTTTCGTCGACACAGACGAAGTCGAGAATGTCCGTGCGGCGATGGATGACAAGACGCGCTGCGTCTTCATCGAGAGCCTCGCCAATCCCGGCGGTGTGGTGAGCGACATCACCGCTATCGCCGATATCGCGCATGCGGGCGGAGTGCCTCTGATCGTCGATAATACGATGGCCAGCCCGGCGCTGTGCCGGCCGTTCGATTTCGGCGCGGATATCGTGGTGCATTCGACCACCAAGTTTCTCAACGGCCACGGCAATTCCATCGGCGGCGTGATCGTCGACAGCGGCAAGTTCGACTGGAAGGCGCAAGGCGATAAGTTCCCCTCGCTGACGAAGCCGAATGGCTCCTATCATGGCGCGGTGCTGGTCGATGCATTGGAGCCGGTCGGACCGATAGCATTCATTATCGGTTGCCGGGTACTGGGGCTTCGCGATCTGGGTCCGGCGATGGCGCCGATGAACGCGTTTCTTGCGCTGACTGGCATGGAAACACTGCAGCTTCGGATGGAGCGTCACTGCGCCAACGCGCAGGCGCTTGCCGAATGGCTCAGAGAGCAGGAGGAGGTCGCGTGGGTCAGCTATGCCGGGCTGCCGGACGACCCCTACAACCCGCTCGCCAGGAAGTATCTCGGCGGTAGGGGCGGGGCGGTGTTCACATTCGGCCTAAAGGGCGGTTACGAAGCGGGAGTAAAGCTTGTCTCAAACGTAAAGCTGTTTAGCCACTTGGCTAATATCGGCGATACGCGCTCTCTGATCATTCACCCGGCATCGACCACGCACAGCCAACTTTCCGAAGATGAATTGCTGGCAGCAGGTGCCGGGCCCGATGTCGTCCGGGTGTCGGTGGGTATCGAACACATCGAAGACATCAAGGCGGACCTTGAACAAGCCCTCGCCACGATTGGCTGA
- a CDS encoding DUF3445 domain-containing protein — MAERTAPALGFSVDELLPKARGGGQLRMGLVRLSEGEWLQPDPDLEARRAGFAEWPEGIQLTPEAEAPGRELAAMIGVNGALPEAALSRHEDMCLLTKREGDDQYRLIGAAVAWPSDWYPRDKIGLPLRALHAPIAGYEEQLATGVDRFMETLKPGAIYGRCNWFIASTGERRWLAQGEPQAQFAHVTAENAGETLFVRSERQTLRRLPETGAILFTIGIYVEPPGRLARDNIERLASAVQTLLKGEGARRGIGAYAEALIRYANDKRDEKQG; from the coding sequence TTGGCTGAACGCACCGCTCCCGCGCTTGGCTTTTCGGTCGACGAGCTGCTCCCGAAGGCCCGTGGGGGAGGGCAGCTTCGGATGGGACTGGTGCGGCTTTCCGAAGGCGAGTGGCTCCAGCCCGATCCCGATCTCGAAGCCCGGCGTGCTGGCTTTGCGGAGTGGCCCGAGGGCATCCAGCTCACGCCCGAAGCAGAAGCGCCGGGACGCGAACTCGCTGCGATGATTGGAGTAAACGGCGCGCTCCCCGAAGCGGCACTCTCACGGCACGAGGATATGTGCCTGCTGACCAAACGCGAGGGCGACGACCAATACCGCCTCATCGGCGCGGCGGTCGCGTGGCCCTCAGACTGGTATCCAAGGGACAAGATCGGCCTACCGCTGCGTGCGCTCCACGCGCCCATCGCAGGCTACGAGGAGCAGCTTGCAACCGGGGTCGATCGCTTCATGGAAACGCTCAAACCCGGCGCGATCTATGGCCGCTGCAACTGGTTCATCGCGTCCACCGGCGAGCGTCGCTGGCTCGCACAGGGCGAACCGCAAGCCCAATTTGCTCACGTAACCGCCGAGAATGCGGGCGAAACCCTGTTCGTGCGCTCCGAACGCCAGACGCTGCGACGCTTGCCAGAGACAGGCGCGATCCTTTTCACGATCGGGATTTATGTCGAACCGCCGGGACGGCTCGCCCGTGACAATATCGAGCGGCTTGCCTCGGCAGTGCAGACGTTGCTCAAAGGTGAAGGTGCGAGGCGCGGCATAGGGGCTTACGCCGAGGCTCTAATCCGCTATGCGAACGACAAGAGAGACGAGAAGCAGGGCTGA
- a CDS encoding acetyl/propionyl/methylcrotonyl-CoA carboxylase subunit alpha yields the protein MFSKILIANRGEIACRVIQTARRLGIATVAVYSDADRNAPFVHMADEAAHIGPSPAAESYLVPEKIIAACKETGAEAVHPGYGFLSERASFVEALEAENIAFIGPPPGAIAAMGDKIESKKLAKEAGVNVVPGFVGEIRDTEHAVEISDGIGYPVMMKASAGGGGKGMRLAWSEKDVREGFEATKREGLSSFGDDRVFIEKFIENPRHIEIQILGDKHGNILYLNERECSIQRRHQKVVEEAPSPFVTEKMRKAMGEQCVALARAVDYHSAGTVELIVSGADPTGESFYFLEMNTRLQVEHPVTEAITGIDLVEQMIRVAAGEKLEMTQDDIGINGWSIENRVYAEDPYRGFLPSTGRLVEYSPPVEAWSDDGEVHGKPRRGVAHGVGGVRVDDGVFEGGEVSMFYDPMIAKLITWAPTREEAADLQIEALDHFRIKGLGHNVDFLSAIMQHPRFRSGELTTGFIAEEYPDGFHGAPVTEEFRRMLAAICAGNEFTWQARARQISGQLDGAVPVRATGL from the coding sequence ATGTTTTCGAAAATCCTGATTGCCAATCGCGGCGAGATCGCTTGCCGGGTCATCCAGACGGCGAGGCGGTTGGGTATCGCCACGGTTGCAGTTTATTCCGATGCCGACCGCAATGCGCCATTCGTCCACATGGCGGATGAGGCGGCGCATATCGGCCCGTCACCGGCGGCTGAAAGTTACCTCGTCCCTGAAAAGATCATCGCCGCATGCAAGGAAACCGGCGCCGAGGCCGTTCATCCCGGATACGGCTTCCTTTCCGAACGCGCGAGCTTCGTCGAGGCGCTGGAGGCTGAGAATATCGCTTTCATCGGCCCGCCCCCGGGCGCTATCGCGGCGATGGGTGACAAGATTGAATCGAAGAAGCTGGCCAAGGAAGCGGGCGTCAATGTCGTGCCCGGCTTCGTCGGAGAGATCCGCGATACCGAACATGCGGTCGAGATTTCCGATGGCATTGGTTACCCTGTAATGATGAAGGCGTCTGCCGGAGGCGGCGGCAAGGGAATGCGGCTCGCGTGGTCGGAAAAGGACGTGCGCGAGGGGTTTGAAGCGACCAAGCGCGAAGGCCTGAGCTCCTTTGGCGATGACCGGGTTTTCATCGAGAAATTCATCGAGAACCCGCGCCACATCGAAATCCAGATCCTCGGCGACAAGCACGGCAACATCCTCTATCTGAACGAGCGCGAATGCTCGATCCAGCGCCGCCACCAGAAAGTGGTCGAGGAGGCGCCATCGCCCTTCGTCACCGAAAAGATGCGCAAGGCCATGGGCGAGCAGTGCGTCGCGCTGGCGCGTGCGGTCGATTACCATTCTGCCGGAACGGTTGAGCTGATCGTGAGCGGCGCGGACCCGACCGGCGAAAGCTTCTATTTCCTCGAAATGAATACCCGGCTGCAGGTGGAGCATCCCGTCACCGAGGCGATCACGGGTATCGACCTGGTCGAACAGATGATCCGCGTCGCGGCGGGCGAGAAGCTGGAGATGACGCAGGACGATATCGGGATCAACGGCTGGTCGATCGAAAACCGCGTCTACGCCGAGGATCCCTATCGCGGCTTCCTCCCATCCACCGGTCGGCTGGTCGAATATTCGCCGCCGGTCGAAGCCTGGTCAGACGATGGCGAGGTTCACGGCAAGCCGCGCCGCGGCGTCGCGCATGGTGTCGGCGGTGTACGGGTTGATGACGGCGTGTTCGAGGGCGGCGAGGTGTCGATGTTCTACGACCCGATGATCGCCAAGCTCATTACCTGGGCTCCCACGCGCGAAGAGGCGGCCGATCTCCAGATCGAGGCGCTCGATCACTTCCGCATCAAGGGGCTGGGGCACAATGTCGATTTCCTGAGCGCGATCATGCAGCACCCCCGCTTTCGCTCTGGCGAACTGACCACGGGGTTCATCGCCGAAGAATACCCTGACGGGTTTCACGGCGCGCCGGTTACAGAGGAGTTTCGTCGGATGCTGGCGGCGATCTGCGCGGGCAACGAATTCACCTGGCAGGCACGTGCCCGGCAGATTTCAGGCCAGCTCGACGGGGCCGTGCCGGTGCGAGCGACTGGCTTGTGA
- a CDS encoding DUF2118 domain-containing protein: MKFGDTRHEVTLGDGHAIVDGEQVEGNCNWLPGMKEAVASTSADGEEGERFGLIVERDGNHWIITTRGASHRALVLPLRLAAHENLMIEKEPPDLSKMIICPMPGMLVKLHVEEGEEVQPGQPLATVEAMKMENILRAEKEGKIATINAEEGESLAVDAVILELE; this comes from the coding sequence GTGAAGTTTGGCGATACCCGCCACGAAGTCACGCTGGGGGACGGTCATGCCATTGTCGATGGAGAACAGGTCGAAGGCAATTGCAACTGGCTGCCTGGAATGAAGGAAGCGGTCGCCAGCACTTCCGCCGATGGTGAAGAGGGTGAACGCTTCGGCCTTATCGTCGAGCGCGATGGCAATCATTGGATCATCACCACGCGCGGAGCCTCGCACCGCGCGCTCGTGTTGCCGCTGAGGCTGGCTGCACACGAAAACCTGATGATCGAGAAAGAGCCGCCCGATCTTTCCAAGATGATCATCTGCCCGATGCCCGGGATGCTCGTAAAGCTGCATGTCGAAGAGGGCGAGGAGGTCCAGCCCGGACAGCCGCTCGCGACCGTCGAGGCGATGAAGATGGAGAACATCCTGCGCGCCGAAAAGGAGGGCAAGATAGCCACGATCAACGCTGAAGAGGGCGAGAGCCTGGCGGTCGATGCGGTGATTCTCGAACTCGAATAG
- a CDS encoding cyclase family protein: MTRFIDLSIPITNDVISDPEVMRPKIQYMTHENTWEQIAMFFPGLEKDDLPDGEGWAVEMLELSTHNGTHMDAPWHYHSTTDDGARPAPSIDEAPLDRFFRPGVKLDFSHLPHGHVVSAAEVEEAFERIGYELQPLDIVLIQSGAVYGTENFTDQGVGLGAEATLWLTGRGVEVVGTDAWSWDAPFSQTAKRWAEKRDPSIIWEGHKAGRIRPYYQIEKLTNLNALPAHGFMFSCFPVKIERASAGWIRAVAMLED, translated from the coding sequence ATGACCCGCTTCATCGACCTCTCGATCCCGATCACCAACGACGTGATTTCCGATCCCGAGGTCATGCGGCCCAAAATCCAGTACATGACCCACGAGAACACGTGGGAGCAGATCGCGATGTTCTTTCCCGGCCTCGAAAAGGACGACCTGCCCGATGGCGAAGGTTGGGCGGTCGAGATGCTCGAACTCTCGACCCACAATGGCACCCATATGGACGCGCCGTGGCATTACCATTCGACCACAGACGACGGTGCAAGGCCCGCGCCGAGCATCGATGAAGCGCCGCTGGACCGGTTCTTTAGGCCCGGCGTGAAACTCGATTTCTCGCACCTTCCCCATGGCCATGTGGTGAGCGCGGCAGAGGTCGAAGAGGCATTCGAGCGCATCGGGTACGAACTGCAGCCGCTCGATATCGTGCTGATCCAGTCGGGCGCGGTCTACGGCACGGAGAATTTCACCGACCAGGGTGTCGGGCTTGGCGCAGAGGCGACCCTGTGGCTGACCGGGCGCGGCGTCGAGGTCGTCGGCACCGATGCATGGAGCTGGGACGCGCCCTTCAGCCAAACGGCAAAGCGCTGGGCAGAAAAGCGTGACCCTTCAATTATCTGGGAAGGCCACAAGGCCGGGCGTATCCGGCCCTATTACCAGATCGAGAAATTGACCAACCTCAATGCGTTACCGGCACACGGCTTCATGTTCAGCTGCTTTCCGGTAAAGATCGAGCGAGCTAGCGCAGGCTGGATACGCGCGGTTGCAATGCTTGAAGACTAG
- the aroB gene encoding 3-dehydroquinate synthase, with the protein MAVIPVALAGRSYDVMIERGCVLERFAESARPFFDGYGSRAIPFVADANTARFFREKIDAALSGEDRRAEWFVVEPGEGAKSWSVLEELTDWLLGLGVTRTEHVFALGGGVVGDLTGFACAVTKRGCGFVQIPTTLLAQVDSSVGGKTAINTRAGKNLIGAFHQPSAVLIDPLVLEQLPDREMRAGYAEVVKYGLLGDAEFFGWLEENGDKVLSREPEALAHAIATSIRAKAKIVAEDERETSGVRALLNLGHTFGHALEAETGFSDRLLHGEAVALGMVLAARYSERRGEMRIDDAARAARVIDDAGLPSEIAALGLNCNGAKLADHMRHDKKMEGDTLPFLLLKGIGKAYLARDVALDDIAEFLDEQLQAH; encoded by the coding sequence ATGGCTGTAATTCCCGTAGCGCTCGCGGGGCGCAGCTACGACGTGATGATCGAGCGCGGCTGCGTGCTGGAGCGATTTGCCGAGAGCGCGAGGCCCTTTTTCGATGGATATGGCTCGCGGGCCATACCGTTTGTTGCCGACGCGAACACCGCGAGATTTTTCCGCGAGAAGATCGACGCGGCGCTTTCAGGTGAAGATCGACGAGCCGAGTGGTTCGTCGTTGAACCGGGCGAAGGCGCAAAATCCTGGAGCGTGCTCGAAGAATTGACCGATTGGCTCCTCGGCCTGGGAGTGACGCGCACGGAACACGTCTTCGCACTGGGTGGCGGGGTAGTGGGCGATCTCACCGGCTTCGCCTGCGCGGTGACGAAACGCGGCTGCGGATTCGTGCAGATACCGACCACTTTGCTCGCACAGGTGGACAGTTCGGTCGGGGGAAAGACTGCTATCAACACGCGCGCGGGCAAAAACCTGATCGGCGCGTTCCACCAGCCCTCCGCCGTACTGATCGATCCCCTCGTGCTCGAGCAACTCCCTGACCGCGAAATGCGCGCAGGATATGCCGAAGTCGTCAAATATGGATTGCTGGGCGATGCCGAATTCTTCGGTTGGCTCGAGGAAAACGGCGACAAGGTGCTGTCCCGCGAACCAGAAGCGCTCGCGCATGCCATTGCCACCAGCATTCGCGCCAAGGCGAAGATCGTAGCTGAGGATGAGCGCGAAACCAGCGGCGTTCGTGCGCTTCTCAATCTGGGACACACATTCGGCCATGCACTCGAAGCGGAAACCGGCTTTTCCGACCGTTTGCTGCACGGTGAGGCGGTCGCGCTCGGAATGGTGCTCGCAGCGCGCTATTCGGAGCGGCGAGGGGAAATGCGGATCGACGATGCCGCGCGCGCCGCGCGGGTGATCGACGATGCCGGCCTTCCTTCCGAGATTGCCGCGCTCGGACTCAATTGCAACGGAGCAAAGCTTGCCGACCACATGCGTCACGACAAGAAGATGGAGGGCGATACGCTGCCATTCCTCCTGCTGAAAGGCATCGGGAAGGCTTATCTCGCCCGTGATGTGGCGCTCGACGACATTGCCGAGTTCCTCGACGAGCAATTGCAGGCGCATTGA
- a CDS encoding shikimate kinase has translation MTAEPSLKDSDIAKIAARIDRPIVLVGLMGAGKSTVGRRLASMLARDFIDADDAIEEAAQRNVSEIFEEFGEAYFRDGERRVIARLIDENSGVIATGGGAFVDPETRALILDRAIAVWIDCDIDTLVERTSRRSHRPLLRTGDPKEILTRLLDEREPYYSQAQVRVLSEDGPHKDTARAIIEAIDRWL, from the coding sequence ATGACTGCCGAACCCTCCTTGAAAGACAGCGATATCGCCAAGATCGCCGCGCGGATCGATCGCCCGATCGTGCTAGTCGGGTTGATGGGAGCGGGAAAGTCAACCGTTGGACGGCGGCTTGCATCCATGCTGGCGCGCGACTTCATCGATGCCGATGATGCCATCGAAGAGGCTGCGCAGCGAAATGTCTCGGAAATTTTCGAGGAATTTGGCGAAGCGTATTTCAGGGACGGAGAGCGCCGCGTGATCGCGCGCCTTATTGACGAGAATAGCGGCGTTATCGCGACGGGTGGCGGCGCATTCGTCGATCCCGAGACACGCGCGCTTATCCTCGATCGAGCAATCGCGGTTTGGATCGATTGCGATATCGATACTCTGGTCGAGCGCACGTCACGCCGCAGCCACCGCCCCTTGCTTAGGACGGGTGATCCGAAAGAAATCCTCACCCGGCTGCTGGACGAGCGTGAACCCTACTACAGCCAGGCGCAGGTGCGCGTCCTGAGCGAAGACGGCCCCCACAAGGACACTGCCCGCGCGATAATTGAGGCAATCGACCGATGGCTGTAA
- a CDS encoding tyrosine recombinase translates to MSAATQAFLDMLAAERGAAVNTLAAYRRDLEGAEDAVGDLSSVSRAKVATLAHEWSALAPSTVARKASALRQFFGFAVDEGWRRDDPSGALPNPRTRRPLPKVLSHEEVEKLLERAELEAEGGKPTAVRQLALVEMLYGSGLRATELVSLPLSAVPRDAPLITVMGKGGQARMVPVSDRAREALQKWLNLRPQEPASRFLFPSRAGKHLSRVRLYQLLKELAVRAGLDPTGISPHVLRHAFATHLLEGGADLRVLQTLLGHADIATTQIYTHVDAARLVSLVNARHPLATRRASD, encoded by the coding sequence GTGTCGGCTGCGACGCAGGCCTTTCTCGACATGCTGGCAGCCGAGCGAGGCGCGGCGGTAAACACGCTTGCAGCTTACAGGCGCGACCTGGAAGGCGCGGAGGACGCGGTCGGCGATTTGTCCAGCGTATCGCGGGCAAAAGTCGCGACTCTCGCCCATGAATGGAGCGCACTCGCCCCCTCTACCGTCGCCCGTAAAGCCTCGGCCCTCAGGCAGTTTTTTGGCTTCGCAGTCGACGAAGGCTGGCGGCGCGACGATCCTTCGGGTGCGCTTCCGAACCCGCGTACGCGCAGGCCGCTGCCCAAGGTGCTTTCCCACGAAGAGGTGGAAAAGCTTCTCGAGCGCGCCGAGCTTGAAGCTGAGGGTGGAAAGCCGACAGCTGTAAGGCAATTGGCACTGGTGGAGATGCTCTACGGCTCGGGCCTCCGCGCGACCGAGCTCGTTTCCTTGCCATTGAGTGCCGTTCCCCGCGATGCGCCGCTTATTACGGTGATGGGGAAGGGCGGGCAGGCGCGCATGGTGCCGGTAAGCGACCGGGCGCGTGAAGCATTGCAGAAATGGCTCAATCTGCGCCCGCAGGAACCCGCATCGCGGTTTCTCTTTCCTTCGCGAGCGGGAAAGCATCTCTCGCGCGTGCGGCTCTACCAATTGCTCAAGGAACTTGCCGTGAGGGCAGGGCTCGATCCCACGGGTATAAGTCCGCATGTCCTGCGCCACGCCTTTGCAACCCACCTGCTCGAAGGCGGTGCGGACTTGCGCGTGCTCCAGACATTGCTTGGCCATGCCGACATAGCGACCACCCAGATCTACACCCATGTCGATGCGGCGCGGCTGGTATCCCTCGTCAATGCGCGGCATCCTCTTGCTACACGTCGCGCTTCGGACTAG
- a CDS encoding acetyl-CoA carboxylase carboxyltransferase subunit alpha codes for MNAYLDFEKPVASLEERIAELRAASEDDAVDISSEIARLEAKSAELLASTYASLTPWQKTQVARHPERPHFRDYVEHAFEDFMPLGGDRLFGDDLAIMGGFARLNGRRVMLIGHEKGHDTQSRLKHNFGMGKPEGYRKAVRLMDIAGRFGLPVVTLVDTSGAFPGIEAEERGQAEAIARSTEACLALPVPMVAAIVGEGGSGGAVALASAERVLMLEHSVYSVISPEGCASILWRTSEKAAEAAQAMKVTAQHLKRLKVIDRIVKEPVGGAHRDPVATAVSLGKALSEEIDALADLPSETLIRTREERFLQLGG; via the coding sequence ATGAATGCATATCTCGATTTCGAGAAACCCGTCGCCAGCCTCGAAGAGCGGATCGCTGAATTGCGTGCCGCGAGTGAGGACGACGCGGTCGATATCTCCAGCGAAATCGCCCGGCTCGAGGCGAAGAGCGCGGAGTTGCTCGCCAGTACCTATGCTTCGCTCACGCCTTGGCAGAAAACGCAGGTGGCGCGGCATCCTGAACGCCCGCATTTCCGTGACTATGTGGAGCACGCGTTCGAGGACTTCATGCCCCTGGGCGGAGACCGCCTGTTTGGCGACGACCTCGCGATCATGGGAGGTTTTGCAAGGCTCAACGGCCGGCGAGTGATGCTGATTGGCCATGAGAAGGGCCACGACACGCAAAGCCGTCTCAAGCACAATTTCGGGATGGGCAAGCCCGAGGGTTACCGGAAAGCCGTCCGCCTGATGGATATCGCGGGCCGGTTCGGCCTGCCCGTCGTAACGCTTGTAGACACTTCCGGAGCTTTTCCGGGGATTGAAGCCGAGGAACGCGGCCAGGCCGAGGCCATAGCCCGTTCAACCGAGGCATGCCTGGCGCTGCCGGTGCCGATGGTGGCGGCGATTGTCGGCGAGGGCGGATCGGGTGGCGCCGTAGCCCTGGCGAGCGCGGAGCGCGTGCTGATGCTCGAGCATTCGGTCTATTCCGTGATTTCGCCCGAAGGCTGCGCCTCCATCCTGTGGCGGACAAGCGAGAAAGCGGCCGAGGCAGCTCAGGCGATGAAGGTTACTGCGCAGCATCTGAAACGGCTCAAAGTAATCGACCGGATCGTCAAGGAGCCGGTTGGCGGCGCACACCGCGATCCGGTGGCCACGGCAGTGTCGCTGGGCAAGGCGCTTTCGGAGGAGATCGACGCACTCGCCGACCTGCCGAGCGAGACGCTGATCCGCACCCGCGAGGAGCGATTCCTGCAACTGGGCGGCTAG
- a CDS encoding M48 family metalloprotease: MNNKAKLVRLGFASALALSVTGCMGAGGSVPSASTPITDEEAKLGEQYHPQFLAEFGGAMTGPQAAYVEQVGKNIAVQSGLGNARESFTVSLLNSPVNNAFAVPGGYIYSTRQLVSLMNNEAELAGVLGHEVGHVAARHSQRRQQAAQRNSILGVLGAIGSSILLGDSSIGQTLSRGFLQGSQLLTLRFSRKQELEADQLGIQYLTRAGYDPNAMSTVLASLAAQNQLDAQLQGRNNATIPEWASTHPDPASRVQTARASAAGLAGSVLNRDTFLTRIDGMIYGDDPEQGVVEGRNFIHPELRLAFTAPQGFYMVNGTRAVSINGQNGKAQLTLATYEGNLERYVSQQFMKLGGEGNNLQPSSIQRTTVNGIPAAYGTARVNNGQSQVDVVVFAYEFSKDRAYHFQAITPAGSSNTFASMFQSMRRISQSEAAAVIPRRIDVITVRRGDTISSLARRMAYDSAQVERFRVLNALGSNDTLRAGQKVKIVVRAR; this comes from the coding sequence ATGAATAATAAAGCGAAACTGGTCCGGCTCGGGTTTGCATCAGCACTCGCCCTCAGCGTCACGGGCTGCATGGGAGCGGGGGGCTCGGTGCCATCGGCATCCACCCCGATTACCGACGAAGAGGCAAAACTCGGCGAACAGTACCACCCGCAGTTTCTTGCGGAGTTCGGCGGTGCGATGACCGGCCCTCAAGCCGCATATGTCGAGCAGGTCGGGAAGAATATCGCGGTGCAATCAGGGCTCGGCAATGCGCGTGAGAGCTTCACGGTGAGCTTGCTCAACAGCCCGGTTAACAACGCATTCGCAGTGCCGGGCGGATACATATATTCCACTCGCCAGCTCGTTTCGCTTATGAACAACGAAGCAGAGCTTGCAGGCGTTCTCGGGCACGAGGTGGGTCACGTCGCTGCGCGCCACTCCCAGCGGCGCCAGCAGGCGGCTCAACGCAATTCGATACTCGGTGTGCTTGGTGCGATCGGCAGTTCGATTTTGCTCGGAGACAGTTCGATCGGGCAGACACTGTCACGCGGCTTTCTCCAGGGCTCGCAACTCCTGACATTGCGCTTCTCTCGCAAGCAGGAATTGGAAGCCGATCAACTCGGCATCCAGTACCTCACCCGTGCGGGGTACGATCCGAACGCGATGAGCACGGTGCTGGCGAGCCTCGCCGCGCAGAACCAGCTCGACGCTCAGCTGCAGGGTCGGAACAATGCTACGATTCCAGAATGGGCATCGACTCACCCGGATCCGGCCAGCCGCGTGCAAACCGCTCGCGCCAGCGCCGCCGGTCTGGCCGGTTCAGTCCTCAATCGCGACACATTCCTCACGCGGATCGACGGCATGATCTATGGCGACGATCCGGAGCAGGGCGTTGTCGAGGGGCGCAACTTCATCCACCCCGAACTGCGCCTCGCCTTCACCGCGCCCCAGGGCTTTTACATGGTCAATGGTACACGTGCGGTCAGCATAAACGGCCAGAACGGCAAGGCGCAGCTTACGCTTGCGACTTATGAGGGCAACCTCGAACGCTATGTCAGCCAGCAGTTCATGAAGCTGGGTGGGGAGGGGAATAATCTCCAGCCGTCCAGCATCCAGCGTACCACGGTCAATGGCATTCCCGCAGCATACGGCACTGCGCGGGTGAATAATGGTCAGAGCCAGGTTGATGTAGTGGTCTTCGCCTACGAATTCTCAAAGGATCGCGCGTATCACTTCCAGGCGATTACGCCGGCGGGTAGCTCCAACACATTCGCATCGATGTTCCAGTCCATGCGCCGGATCAGCCAGTCGGAGGCGGCCGCCGTCATCCCGCGTCGGATCGATGTTATCACGGTACGGCGCGGAGACACGATAAGCTCGCTCGCCCGCCGAATGGCCTATGACAGTGCGCAGGTTGAAAGGTTTCGCGTGCTCAATGCGCTGGGATCAAACGACACGTTGCGTGCGGGTCAGAAAGTGAAGATTGTGGTGCGTGCTCGCTGA
- a CDS encoding Flp family type IVb pilin codes for MKFFNKLARDEQGATAIEYGLIAALIAVAAITAMQSLGNTLSDTFSDVSSSMAG; via the coding sequence ATGAAATTCTTCAACAAGCTGGCTCGTGACGAGCAGGGCGCAACCGCAATCGAATACGGCCTGATCGCTGCTCTGATCGCAGTTGCTGCAATCACCGCAATGCAGAGCCTCGGCAACACCCTTTCGGACACGTTCTCGGACGTTTCGTCGTCGATGGCTGGCTAA
- a CDS encoding Flp family type IVb pilin — MSLTAFLKHIGTDDKGATAVEYGLIVSLIVLAMLGALQGVANENSRVWSEVEAAATDASS, encoded by the coding sequence ATGAGTTTGACTGCATTCCTTAAGCACATTGGAACGGACGACAAAGGTGCCACCGCCGTCGAATACGGACTGATCGTGAGTCTTATCGTCCTTGCCATGCTTGGCGCTCTCCAAGGCGTAGCCAACGAGAACAGCCGAGTATGGAGTGAGGTTGAGGCCGCGGCAACGGATGCATCGAGTTGA